The following proteins are co-located in the Natator depressus isolate rNatDep1 chromosome 4, rNatDep2.hap1, whole genome shotgun sequence genome:
- the LOC141986049 gene encoding uncharacterized protein LOC141986049, translating into MVSWIICRVVVLVFGMLYPAYASYKAVKTKNILEYVRWMMYWIVFAVDWGSATTTPAVLFDSFNGDGGNTEAGFGDEEDDDDDEVVDSSQQASGETGFPDSQELFLTLDLEPVPPEPTQSCLLDPAGGEGTSAACVSMITGSSPSQRLVKIRKKKKRTRDEMFSELMLSSHTDRAQTNVWRQIMSDCRKAQDDQEERWRAEESKWRAEERAEARMWRQRDERRQDSMLRLLEDQTSMLQCMVELQQRQLEHRLPLQPLCNQPPSSPSSIASTPRRPRTRWGGHRPTSHSTTEDCPKKRRLSFNKF; encoded by the exons ATGGTCTCCTGGATAATCTGCCGCGTGGTAGTGCTGGTCTTTGGGATGCTCTATCCGGCCTATGCCTCCTACAAGGCAGTGAAAACCAAGAACATCCTGGAATACGTCCGCTGGATGATGTACTGGATTGTGTTCgcagttgact ggggttcagccaccactaccccagccgtgttgtttgactccttcaatggagatggaggcaatacggaagcaggttttggggacgaagaagatgatgatgatgacgaggttgtagatagctcacagcaagcaagcggagaaaccggttttcccgacagccaggaactgtttctcaccctggacctggagccagtaccccctgaacccacccaaagctgcctcctggacccagcaggcggagaagggacctccg ctgcatgtgtttcaatgatcacaggatcttctccttcccagaggctagtgaagattagaaagaaaaaaaaacgcactcgagatgaaatgttctccgagctcatgctgtcctcccacactgacagagcacagacgaatgtgtggaggcaaataatgtcagactgcaggaaagcacaagatgaccaggaggagaggtggcgggctgaagagagtaagtggcgggctgaagagagggctgaagctcgaatgtggcggcagcgtgatgagaggaggcaggattcaatgctgaggctgctggaggaccaaaccagtatgctccagtgtatggttgagctgcagcaaaggcagctggagcacagactgccactacagcccctgtgtaaccaaccgccctcctccccaagttccatagcctccacacccagacgcccaagaacgcggtggggtggccaccggccaaccagccactccaccacagaggattgcccaaaaaaaagaaggctgtcattcaataaattttaa
- the OSTC gene encoding oligosaccharyltransferase complex subunit OSTC, whose product METLYRVPFAVLQCPNIKLKRPSWVHTPSAMTVYALVVVSYFLITGGIIYDVIVEPPSVGSMTDEHGHQRPVAFLAYRVNGQYIMEGLASSFLFTMGGLGFIILDRSNAPNIPKLNRFLLLFIGFVSVLLSFFMARVFMRMKLPGYLMG is encoded by the exons ATGGAGACGCTCTACCGGGTGCCGTTCGCGGTGCTCCAGTGCCCCAACATCAAGCTGAAGCGGCCGAGCTGGGTGCACACGCCCTCGGCTATGACCGTCTACGCGCTGGTGGTGGTGTCCTACTTCCTCATCACCGGAG gAATAATCTATGATGTGATTGTAGAACCTCCCAGTGTTGGGTCTATGACAGATGAACATGGACATCAGAGACCAGTGGCCTTCTTGGCATACAG agtaAATGGACAGTATATTATGGAAGGACTCGCATCCAGCTTCCTCTTCACAATGGGAGGCTTAGGCTTCATAATTCTGGACCGATCCAATGCACCAAATATCCCAAAGCTCAATAGATTTCTGTTGCTTTTTATTGGATTTGTCAGCGTCCTGTTGAGCTTCTTCATGGCAAGAGTTTTCATGCGGATGAAATTGCC
- the RPL34 gene encoding large ribosomal subunit protein eL34: MVQRLTYRRRLSYNTASNKTRLSRTPGNRIVYLYTKKVGKAPKSACGVCPGRLRGVRAVRPKVLMRLSKTKKHVSRAYGGSMCAKCVRDRIKRAFLIEEQKIVVKVLKAQAQSQKSK; the protein is encoded by the exons ATGGTTCAGCGTCTGACATACCGTCGTAGGTTGTCCTACAACACAGCCTCTAACAAGACCAGGCT GTCCCGGACACCAGGTAACAGGATTGTTTACCTTTACACTAAGAAAGTTGGCAAGGCACCAAAGTCTGCATGTGGTGTGTGTCCAGGAAGACTTCGTGGT GTTCGTGCTGTGCGCCCTAAAGTCCTTATGAGGTTGTCAAAAACAAAGAAGCATGTTAGCAGAGCCTATGGCGGTTCCATGTGTGCTAAATGTGTCCGTGAcag AATCAAACGAGCTTTCCTTATTGAGGAGCAGAAGATCGTAGTGAAAGTGTTGAAGGCACAAGCACAGAGTCAGAAATCTAAGTGA